Part of the Cytophagia bacterium CHB2 genome, GAAACGGAAAATGAAAATCGCCCGTCGCAAAGCGAGACGCATCGCGACGCTGGAAAGCAGATAAACGAAACGGTGGGCGACAATCCCAACGGCGGGACATACGATTTTTGCTTGCAGGAGATGGTGATGACGTTGCTGGAACGATTGAGCGAGGAAATTAAGACCGCCATGAAGAGCGGCGACAAAGTTCGCGTCGAAACGCTGCGCCTGTTGCGTTCGCAATTGAAAGACGCACAAATCGCCAAAATGCAGCCGCTCGAGCCGCAAGAGGAAATCGACGTGTTGAACAGCGCCGCCAAAAAGCGCCGCGAATCAATTGCCGCCTATCAAAATGCCGGGCGCGATGATTTGGTCGCGAGTGAAACCGCTGAGTTGAACATCATCGCCGAGTATTTGCCGAAAGCCCTGAGCGCGGAGGAAATCGCGGCGATTGTCGATGCAGCCGTGCGCGAGACCGGCGCGAAAGACGCCAAGGATCTCGGCAAAGTCATGGGGAAGATCATGCCGCAGGTCAAAGGCCGCGCCGACGGCAAGCTCTTGCAGCAACTCGTGCGCGAGCGGCTCGGTTGATTTTTGCAATAATTGCCAGCACAACAGCGCATCGAAAAGTGAATCAAGCGACGAGCATCTCGGCTTCGCAGCTTCGAGTGATTACGGTCACGGCCGTTGCCGTTTGAAAATTGCGGCAAGGCGGGACGGAGGTTGCGGATGCAGAGCGCAAAGGCTTTGTTCACTTTTTTATTTTGGCGCCGGCCCCGCGCCGGCATCGTGAGGAAGACGTGCAGATCATCATCAATTTTGCCGATTTCATCATCATAGGCGTGCTCGCCTATTTCATCTGGAGCGGCTACAAAGGCGGTTTTTATGACAACCTGCTCGAGCTGATCGGCTTCTACGTCTGTCTCACCCTGACTTTGATTGTGCTGAGCTATATTGCGAAATTTTTCAATTTCGTACTCGAACTGCCGCCCAGTGTGAGCGTGCTGCTCGGTTTCATCTTCGTGTTTGCCACGCTCACCCTGGCTTATCTTTATTTTGTGAAATGGATTCACAAAATGATCGAGATGAAAGTGCACGAACGGTTTAAT contains:
- a CDS encoding CvpA family protein produces the protein MRQGGTEVADAERKGFVHFFILAPAPRRHREEDVQIIINFADFIIIGVLAYFIWSGYKGGFYDNLLELIGFYVCLTLTLIVLSYIAKFFNFVLELPPSVSVLLGFIFVFATLTLAYLYFVKWIHKMIEMKVHERFNRITGSLLGAYRGVLMASLLVLGFLLLPIPHLVQPTQARSFFMRKIKIVLPMNYDYVRRLVPGPPGFREALTAAFYRIGPLDEISTRFLDDLPGRPYQKLSSD
- a CDS encoding GatB/YqeY domain-containing protein — encoded protein: MTLLERLSEEIKTAMKSGDKVRVETLRLLRSQLKDAQIAKMQPLEPQEEIDVLNSAAKKRRESIAAYQNAGRDDLVASETAELNIIAEYLPKALSAEEIAAIVDAAVRETGAKDAKDLGKVMGKIMPQVKGRADGKLLQQLVRERLG